The proteins below come from a single Parageobacillus thermoglucosidasius genomic window:
- a CDS encoding DUF881 domain-containing protein — MAKRKGNRVILAFICFILGFMLSFSYQYTKTKTAKRNITDRQWQKEYEYRKQLIQIQKENRRLKNELVQKQNKVAEMEKTLADERTAYTDLAKQAEMLRMYVGESKVKGQGIEITLSDASYIPSEQSATDYMVHEQHVFKVIHELLISGAEAIAINGQRISHRSYIVCNGPVIEVDGTQHAAPFVISAIGNPTVLASALNIPGGVKDLLVQDNIIVKIASKDEIVLDPVFHANHK; from the coding sequence ATGGCTAAACGGAAAGGAAATCGTGTCATCCTCGCATTTATCTGCTTCATACTGGGATTTATGCTTTCGTTTTCTTATCAATATACAAAAACAAAAACGGCAAAGCGGAATATCACCGACCGGCAGTGGCAAAAGGAATATGAATATCGGAAGCAATTGATTCAAATCCAAAAAGAAAATCGCCGCCTAAAAAATGAATTAGTGCAAAAACAAAATAAAGTTGCGGAAATGGAAAAAACGCTGGCGGACGAACGGACAGCATACACAGATTTGGCAAAACAGGCGGAAATGTTACGCATGTATGTCGGAGAGTCGAAAGTGAAAGGACAAGGGATTGAAATAACGTTATCTGATGCCTCCTATATTCCTTCTGAACAAAGCGCGACAGATTACATGGTGCACGAACAGCACGTCTTCAAGGTCATACACGAGCTGCTTATTTCTGGTGCGGAAGCAATAGCGATCAATGGGCAGCGAATTTCCCACCGTTCGTATATCGTTTGCAACGGCCCTGTAATTGAAGTGGACGGTACCCAACATGCCGCTCCTTTTGTCATTTCCGCAATCGGCAATCCAACGGTTCTTGCTTCCGCGTTGAATATTCCCGGTGGGGTAAAAGATTTGCTTGTTCAAGATAACATCATAGTTAAGATTGCTAGCAAAGATGAAATTGTGTTGGATCCTGTCTTTCACGCTAATCATAAATAG
- a CDS encoding small basic family protein — protein MWLPLIGLLVGLIIGLLTDLRVPDEYSNYLSIAILAAFDTLIGGIRAHLQQTYDEIVFITGFFFNIILAASLAFLGVHLGVDLYLAAVFAFGIRLFQNIAVIRRLLLAEWMERRQNREKS, from the coding sequence ATGTGGCTTCCGCTCATCGGCTTATTGGTTGGTTTAATCATAGGACTGCTGACTGATTTGCGTGTCCCTGATGAATATTCCAACTATTTATCTATTGCAATCCTTGCTGCATTTGATACATTAATTGGTGGCATCCGTGCCCATTTACAGCAAACATATGACGAAATAGTATTTATAACAGGATTCTTTTTTAATATTATTTTGGCTGCATCTTTAGCTTTTCTTGGTGTCCATCTTGGTGTAGACTTGTATTTAGCAGCTGTATTTGCATTCGGAATACGCCTTTTTCAAAATATTGCTGTTATTCGTCGCCTTCTTCTTGCCGAATGGATGGAAAGGCGACAAAACCGTGAAAAAAGTTAA
- a CDS encoding cell division protein FtsQ/DivIB codes for MALEKGKIVVLEERVPKLKERRRQKANRRLIAYIFFFFLLILCMIYFQSPLSYVHHIQVTGNRHLSEDQVIQLSGITKRTSFWKVKEEEVQRDIEKHPEVKSVTLEKYFPNAITIHVKERRRIAYIYDGQTFFPLLENGYILKKRTSKTAPSDAPILINWKKGEDIQEIAGQLAQLSPSILNAISEIHYTPNDDNRYHITVYMNDGFEVSANVQNFADKMSLYPSIVQQLDPNVKGVIHLEVSNYFTAYKQPKKEDDNG; via the coding sequence ATGGCTTTGGAAAAAGGAAAAATTGTTGTCCTTGAGGAACGGGTGCCGAAATTAAAAGAACGGCGGAGGCAAAAAGCCAATCGTCGTTTAATCGCGTATATCTTTTTCTTTTTTCTTCTCATTTTATGCATGATTTATTTTCAGTCGCCGTTAAGCTATGTCCATCATATTCAAGTAACCGGGAATCGTCATCTTTCCGAAGACCAGGTGATCCAATTAAGCGGCATCACAAAGCGGACAAGTTTTTGGAAAGTGAAGGAAGAAGAAGTTCAGCGGGATATTGAGAAACATCCGGAAGTAAAGAGCGTGACATTGGAAAAATATTTCCCAAATGCGATCACCATCCACGTGAAAGAACGGCGGAGAATTGCTTATATTTATGACGGGCAAACGTTTTTTCCGCTTTTAGAGAATGGTTACATTCTGAAAAAACGCACATCCAAAACCGCGCCAAGCGATGCGCCGATTTTAATCAATTGGAAAAAAGGAGAGGACATTCAAGAAATTGCAGGACAGTTGGCGCAGCTTTCCCCATCGATATTAAATGCCATTTCTGAAATTCATTACACACCGAACGATGATAACCGTTACCATATAACCGTTTATATGAACGATGGTTTCGAAGTGAGCGCGAACGTGCAAAACTTTGCCGATAAAATGTCATTGTATCCGTCCATCGTCCAGCAATTAGATCCGAACGTAAAAGGGGTAATCCATCTGGAAGTAAGCAATTATTTTACCGCTTATAAACAGCCGAAAAAGGAGGATGACAATGGCTAA
- a CDS encoding DUF881 domain-containing protein — MVRWLERKKTIYFTGITAIFGFMLAVQLQTTSHPKVRDTRDIWELRADLKKEQQLQQQLLSDIEKYEEKMRSYQQRQSSRKEAVLRETVSELRKEAGLTKAEGAGLVLTIQSFYPDRYTGPITETVSPELLQRLINELNMYGAKEIAVAGERITNTTAIRDVNGATKIGDSKISSLPIEVKVIADDAEMLYNRLNVSTIRDDFVVENLQLVVSKPLASVVVPPSEKNGNVKYMEAAIAEKEEK, encoded by the coding sequence ATGGTGAGATGGTTGGAACGGAAAAAAACGATATATTTTACTGGCATTACGGCCATTTTCGGATTTATGCTAGCGGTTCAACTTCAAACGACATCACACCCTAAAGTCCGCGACACACGCGATATTTGGGAACTGCGCGCTGATTTGAAAAAAGAGCAGCAGCTGCAGCAGCAGCTTTTGTCAGATATTGAAAAGTATGAAGAAAAGATGCGGAGCTACCAGCAAAGGCAGTCCTCCCGGAAAGAAGCGGTCTTGCGGGAAACAGTAAGCGAATTGCGGAAAGAAGCCGGATTGACGAAAGCCGAAGGAGCGGGCCTTGTTTTAACGATTCAATCGTTTTATCCGGATCGTTACACAGGTCCAATCACGGAAACCGTTTCGCCTGAACTGTTGCAGCGGCTCATCAATGAGCTGAACATGTATGGAGCGAAAGAAATTGCTGTTGCCGGGGAGCGGATAACGAACACGACGGCGATTCGCGACGTGAACGGCGCGACGAAAATCGGGGATAGCAAAATTTCTTCGTTGCCAATTGAAGTAAAAGTAATCGCTGATGATGCGGAGATGCTTTATAACCGGCTTAACGTATCGACCATTCGCGATGATTTCGTCGTCGAAAATTTGCAGCTCGTTGTTTCCAAACCGTTAGCGTCGGTCGTTGTCCCGCCGTCTGAAAAAAACGGGAACGTGAAATATATGGAAGCGGCAATAGCCGAAAAGGAGGAAAAGTGA